A genomic stretch from Candidatus Thiothrix anitrata includes:
- a CDS encoding MipA/OmpV family protein — protein sequence MPYKLLPLIACLFPLYAHAETAAPRTWDVGLAVTANQSPFVDGDTVISARPVKLDNSGFDIPGITWSFSKAPQREFYVGAGLDEWDHERGDSQTLSDMRKLDRAVNVRVGGAWKLPSGVANVDVAQDVANAHKGTQAKLRYTHNPAPHQASVRPYVEAQWLSSKLTDYYVGVDAAEVKAGRPAYQAGSAVALKTGLTLQKALTPKLTLVGGVDATHYGSAITDSPLVERSTVWGTYAGVTYRW from the coding sequence ATGCCTTACAAACTTCTGCCCCTGATTGCTTGTTTATTCCCACTCTACGCACACGCAGAAACTGCCGCTCCCCGCACTTGGGACGTAGGTTTAGCCGTCACCGCCAACCAATCCCCGTTTGTTGATGGCGATACAGTCATCAGTGCGCGTCCGGTCAAGTTGGATAACAGCGGTTTTGACATTCCGGGGATCACTTGGTCATTCAGCAAAGCACCACAGCGCGAATTTTACGTGGGCGCAGGCTTGGATGAATGGGATCACGAGCGTGGCGATAGCCAAACCCTGAGTGATATGCGCAAATTAGACCGTGCCGTCAATGTGCGGGTCGGTGGCGCGTGGAAATTACCTAGCGGTGTGGCAAATGTCGATGTGGCGCAAGACGTAGCCAATGCCCACAAAGGTACGCAAGCAAAATTACGTTACACCCACAACCCCGCACCGCATCAAGCCAGCGTGCGCCCGTATGTGGAAGCGCAATGGTTATCCAGCAAATTGACCGATTATTACGTGGGTGTGGATGCGGCTGAAGTCAAAGCCGGTCGCCCTGCGTATCAGGCGGGTTCAGCGGTAGCGTTGAAAACCGGTTTGACCTTACAGAAAGCCTTAACCCCGAAACTTACCCTAGTCGGCGGAGTGGATGCCACCCATTACGGCAGCGCGATTACCGATAGTCCGTTAGTGGAGCGCAGCACTGTGTGGGGAACTTACGCAGGTGTGACTTACCGTTGGTGA